One Topomyia yanbarensis strain Yona2022 unplaced genomic scaffold, ASM3024719v1 HiC_scaffold_68, whole genome shotgun sequence DNA segment encodes these proteins:
- the LOC131696071 gene encoding uncharacterized protein LOC131696071, whose product MKSLMIIGLGMCLMAVTFTAPASILQTTILNILTGGNNVLSNLQTQLPTLTSAINGQVNKITAALSGVLSDANNQLITELTNTRASLQSAQTALTSIVANGLSQVSTDLTTTLNTQTAQLLTEIANVDSTLTQVLAAGNSASSDLISELANATANLNAATASVASNVNSLLEKLLSQITGLLG is encoded by the exons ATGAAATCCTTGATGATCATCGGACTTGGCATGTGCCTGATGGCG gTTACCTTCACGGCTCCAGCTTCCATTCTACAGACCACAATTTTGAACATCCTCACAGGCGGCAATAACGTTCTAAGCAATCTACAAACGCAACTGCCTACTCTGACTAGTGCAATCAACGGTCAGGTCAATAAAATTACCGCCGCTCTTTCCGGTGTATTGTCGGACGCCAACAATCAATTGATCACAGAATTGACAAATACTCGCGCTTCCCTCCAAAGTGCTCAGACGGCTCTCACCAGCATTGTTGCCAATGGATTGTCACAAGTCTCTACCGATTTGACCACAACACTGAACACTCAAACCGCTCAGCTGTTGACAGAGATTGCCAACGTGGACAGTACTTTAACTCAAGTTCTGGCTGCTGGAAATAGCGCTTCATCGGATCTGATCAGCGAGCTGGCCAATGCTACTGCAAATCTGAACGCGGCAACAGCTAGCGTGGCCTCAAATGTTAACtccttactcgaaaagttgctGTCCCAGATTACCGGATTGCTTGGATAG